One Halobacterium wangiae genomic window, GACGTCGAAGACGGCCTCCATCTCCTCGGGAATCCCCGGGAGGACGTAGACGTTGCCGCAGACGCAGCCCGGGGCGATACCCGCCTCGTTGGGGAGAATCTGGGCCCCCGCAGGGTAGCGCGACCCAGCCTCGACGTCGTGGTCGAACTCCGGGTACTCCTCCTGGATCTTCGCGACCGCCGCCTCGACGTGCGCTCTGGCCTCGGGGTGTGCTTCGAGCGGCCGTTCGAGCGCCTCGGCCACCGCGTCGACGGTCACGTCGTCCGGCGTCGACCCGAGACCGCCGGTGGTCACGACGAACGTGTGCGCCTGTCCGAGTTCGGCGACCGCGGCGGCGATCTCCGCGACCTCGTCGGGGACGACGCGTACCTGTCGAACGCGGATGCCGCGGTCCGCGAGACGACTGGCTAGCCACGTGGCGTTCGTGTTCTCGACGTCACCGGCCAGCAGTTCGTCGCCGACAGTGACGACTGCCGCTGTCGTGGCCATTCGTCGTGTGGTACGCCACTGAGTTCCTTACCTCTAGGGGCTACCGAGGCAGACCGGCGTCAGGCGCTCGCTGGCAGGAACTTTGGAGACGGGGCGAGAACCACCCGGTATGACGGAGCTACGGATGCACCACGTAGGCGTCGTCGTGAGCGACCTCGACGAAGCAGTGTCGTTCTACCGCGACACGCTCGGCCTCCCAGTGGCCGACGAGTTCACACTGTCCGGCGAGGGGATCGGCACCGCGATCGACGTCGACGGCGTCACCGGCGACTTCGTACACCTCGACGCCGGCGGCGGTCTCGTCGAACTCGTCGAGTACGACCCTGCGGGCGACGACGTAGCCGGCGACGCCGTCAACCAGCTCGGCGCGAAACACGTCGGCTTCACCGTCGACGACATCGACGAGTTCCACGAGACACTCCCCGGGGACGTCGACCCGGTCAGTGGCCCCCAGGAGATCGAGACCGGTGCCTCCATCGTGTTCTTCCGGGACCCCGACGGCAACTTCGTCGAGGTCGTCGAGGCGTGACCGGCACGTAGCGACGCCGCGAACGGCGACGTCCACCCGTCCCGACCGGTGGGACTGCCAGTCAAACTTATCACGTTCAGTGACTGGGGTAACGCATCAACCGTGGTCCGAGGAACACTGCAGCGACACGAAGCGATCTGTGAGGCGTCGCCCGATTCGATCGTCCTCGTCGACGACGACGGACGGATCACCTACGCGAACGGTCGCGTCGAGGACATGCTCGGCTACGACCCGGCCGAACTGCTAGGCGAACCCATCGAGGTGCTGGTGCCGGAGGACGCCCGCGACTCCCACGTCGCCC contains:
- a CDS encoding competence/damage-inducible protein A — protein: MATTAAVVTVGDELLAGDVENTNATWLASRLADRGIRVRQVRVVPDEVAEIAAAVAELGQAHTFVVTTGGLGSTPDDVTVDAVAEALERPLEAHPEARAHVEAAVAKIQEEYPEFDHDVEAGSRYPAGAQILPNEAGIAPGCVCGNVYVLPGIPEEMEAVFDVVAEEFSGDTRSRTAYSQTPESHLNDLLNEVRERFDVRVGCYPTPNHRRIRLVSENADALAEAYDWLLRQPEIDPQEDDSTATSE
- a CDS encoding VOC family protein, producing MTELRMHHVGVVVSDLDEAVSFYRDTLGLPVADEFTLSGEGIGTAIDVDGVTGDFVHLDAGGGLVELVEYDPAGDDVAGDAVNQLGAKHVGFTVDDIDEFHETLPGDVDPVSGPQEIETGASIVFFRDPDGNFVEVVEA